One window of Marinobacterium aestuarii genomic DNA carries:
- the hutU gene encoding urocanate hydratase, translating to MTNTRRDTSRVIKAPTGSEITCKSWLTEAAMRMLMNNLHPDVAERPEELVVYGGIGRAARNWECYDKIVEVLQRLEDDETLLVQSGKPVGVFKTHADAPRVLIANSNLVPHWATWEHFNELDKKGLMMYGQMTAGSWIYIGSQGIVQGTYETFVAMAKQHFGGDASGRWVLTGGLGGMGGAQPLAATMAGFSCITVECDETRIDFRLRTRYVDKKAYSLDEALQMIDDAKANGQAISIGLLGNCADVFPELVARGITPDVVTDQTSAHDPLNGYLPQGWTMEYAAEMRLKDEAAVVDAAKESMAVQVRAMLALQARGAATTDYGNNIRQMAKEKGVENAFDFPGFVPAYIRPLFCEGIGPFRWVALSGDPEDIYKTDQKVKELIPDDAHLHNWLDMARERIAFQGLPARICWVGLKDRARLALAFNEMVRNGELKAPVVIGRDHLDSGSVTSPNRETEAMKDGSDAISDWSLLNALLSTAGGATWVSLHHGGGVGMGFSQHAGMVIVADGTEAADKRLGRVLRNDPGTGVMRHADAGYDLAIDCAKEQGLDLPMLEG from the coding sequence ATGACCAATACCCGTCGCGACACCAGCCGTGTCATCAAGGCACCCACCGGCAGCGAAATTACCTGCAAGAGCTGGCTGACCGAAGCCGCCATGCGCATGCTGATGAACAACCTGCACCCCGACGTGGCCGAGCGCCCGGAAGAACTGGTGGTGTACGGTGGCATCGGTCGCGCCGCCCGTAACTGGGAATGCTACGACAAGATCGTGGAAGTGCTGCAGCGCCTTGAGGATGACGAAACCCTGCTGGTCCAGTCCGGCAAGCCGGTGGGCGTGTTCAAGACCCACGCCGATGCGCCCCGCGTGCTGATCGCCAACTCTAACCTGGTACCCCATTGGGCGACCTGGGAACACTTCAACGAGCTGGATAAGAAAGGCCTGATGATGTACGGCCAGATGACCGCCGGTTCCTGGATCTACATCGGCTCCCAGGGCATAGTCCAGGGCACCTATGAGACCTTCGTCGCCATGGCCAAACAGCACTTCGGTGGCGATGCGTCCGGACGCTGGGTGCTGACCGGTGGTCTTGGCGGCATGGGTGGCGCTCAGCCGCTGGCCGCCACCATGGCCGGCTTCTCCTGCATCACCGTTGAGTGTGACGAGACCCGCATCGATTTCCGTCTGCGTACCCGCTATGTCGACAAGAAGGCCTACAGCCTGGACGAAGCGCTGCAGATGATCGACGACGCCAAGGCCAATGGCCAGGCCATTTCCATAGGCCTGCTGGGCAACTGCGCCGATGTGTTCCCGGAACTGGTTGCGCGCGGCATTACGCCGGACGTAGTCACCGACCAGACCAGCGCCCATGACCCGCTGAACGGCTACCTGCCCCAGGGCTGGACCATGGAATACGCCGCCGAAATGCGTCTGAAAGATGAAGCCGCAGTGGTGGATGCTGCCAAGGAATCCATGGCCGTGCAGGTACGGGCAATGCTGGCGCTGCAGGCGCGCGGTGCCGCCACCACCGACTACGGCAACAATATCCGTCAGATGGCGAAAGAGAAGGGCGTCGAGAATGCCTTCGACTTCCCGGGCTTTGTGCCGGCTTACATTCGTCCGCTGTTCTGCGAAGGCATAGGGCCCTTCCGCTGGGTGGCGCTGTCCGGTGATCCGGAAGATATCTACAAGACCGATCAGAAGGTGAAGGAACTGATTCCGGACGATGCCCACCTGCACAACTGGCTGGACATGGCGCGCGAGCGCATCGCCTTCCAGGGTCTGCCGGCACGTATCTGCTGGGTTGGCCTGAAGGACCGTGCCCGTCTGGCGCTGGCGTTCAATGAAATGGTACGTAACGGCGAGCTCAAGGCACCGGTCGTTATTGGCCGTGACCACCTGGACTCCGGTTCCGTGACCAGCCCCAACCGCGAAACCGAAGCCATGAAAGACGGCTCCGATGCCATCTCCGACTGGTCGCTGCTGAATGCACTGCTCAGCACGGCAGGCGGCGCCACCTGGGTCTCCCTGCACCACGGCGGCGGTGTCGGCATGGGCTTCAGCCAGCACGCTGGCATGGTCATAGTGGCTGATGGCACCGAAGCGGCGGACAAGCGTCTGGGCCGCGTGCTGCGCAATGATCCGGGTACCGGTGTCATGCGTCACGCCGACGCCGGTTACGACCTGGCCATCGACTGCGCCAAAGAGCAGGGCCTCGACCTGCCCATGCTCGAAGGCTAA
- a CDS encoding MATE family efflux transporter, translating into MPILSNNIKNNFSLAWPLAINAVLMQSMLMIDTLLVAPLGEHALAAMGIATTIMAFMLGIQHALSNGTQLILSRAQGSGQQPAICIAFWAGLGINLAAALLFWCTISVFGQQLVALVSDNPDLQLQAHAYLATIKYILIAASITQVLSAFFNARGNTRIPLKGFVLELPVNVIISYGLINGLGVIPALGLQGAAWGSLVAIGFRLLFLAHMLYQSGNLGRNAPGARRIMPHVMRHLQEIAPIAANFIILSVGMTIYQLIYAQLSIYDYVAITLVFPWIRIGTQFITAWAQAAAITISQALGSGDTGQLGYFIRECTRAALLASLFIALAFYLLSQSMQLIYPAIEPATLTALASIAPLYIFLPIVRTYNTLCGHILRSIGESLQVLRIHFVTQWLISIPACAILVIGFEASIFWAFAMIPAEELLKALPLSRRLRRNASSLATGAAIPSVQTPTRRP; encoded by the coding sequence GTGCCCATACTCAGCAATAACATAAAAAACAACTTTTCACTGGCCTGGCCTCTGGCGATCAACGCCGTGCTGATGCAGTCCATGCTGATGATCGATACCCTTCTCGTGGCGCCACTGGGCGAACATGCTTTGGCCGCCATGGGCATCGCCACGACCATCATGGCCTTCATGCTGGGTATCCAGCACGCCCTGTCCAACGGCACCCAGCTGATCCTTAGTCGCGCACAGGGCTCTGGGCAGCAGCCGGCCATATGCATTGCATTCTGGGCAGGCCTTGGCATCAACCTCGCCGCCGCGTTGCTCTTCTGGTGCACCATTAGCGTCTTTGGCCAGCAACTGGTTGCCCTGGTGTCGGACAACCCCGATTTGCAGCTGCAGGCCCACGCTTACCTCGCGACCATCAAGTACATCCTGATCGCGGCCAGCATAACCCAGGTACTGAGCGCATTTTTCAATGCCCGGGGCAATACTCGAATCCCCCTCAAGGGTTTTGTGCTGGAGCTTCCCGTCAATGTCATCATCAGCTACGGCCTGATTAACGGCCTGGGAGTCATCCCCGCGCTGGGCCTGCAGGGAGCCGCCTGGGGCAGCCTTGTGGCCATCGGTTTCAGACTGCTGTTTCTCGCCCATATGCTGTACCAAAGCGGCAACCTGGGCCGCAACGCCCCCGGCGCCCGCCGCATCATGCCCCACGTCATGCGCCACCTGCAGGAGATCGCCCCCATCGCGGCGAACTTTATCATCCTGTCCGTGGGCATGACCATCTACCAGCTCATCTACGCCCAGCTGAGCATTTACGATTACGTTGCCATTACCCTGGTATTTCCCTGGATTCGCATCGGCACCCAGTTCATTACCGCCTGGGCCCAGGCGGCAGCCATCACCATCAGCCAGGCGCTTGGCAGCGGGGACACCGGCCAGCTGGGTTATTTCATCCGGGAGTGCACCCGGGCCGCCCTGCTGGCATCGCTGTTTATTGCCCTGGCTTTCTACCTGTTGAGCCAGTCAATGCAGCTGATCTATCCGGCTATTGAACCTGCGACCCTGACAGCCCTGGCAAGCATTGCCCCCCTGTATATATTTCTGCCCATCGTGCGGACCTACAACACCCTGTGCGGCCACATCCTGCGCTCCATCGGTGAAAGCCTGCAGGTACTCAGGATTCATTTCGTGACGCAGTGGCTCATCAGCATTCCGGCCTGCGCCATCCTGGTGATCGGCTTCGAGGCATCCATTTTCTGGGCATTCGCCATGATCCCGGCGGAAGAGCTGCTCAAAGCGCTGCCGTTGAGCCGACGCCTGCGTCGCAACGCCAGCAGCCTGGCCACTGGCGCGGCAATACCCTCTGTGCAAACGCCGACCCGGCGCCCCTGA
- a CDS encoding ABC transporter ATP-binding protein: MNSINTALSLSKVSLKKVYKRYGNIEVVKGIDLEISDHEFVVLVGPSGCGKSTTLRMIAGLEEISEGTVSIGDRVVNRVAPKDRDVAMVFQNYALYPHLSVADNISFGLKLRKASREQIGQAVTEASGILGLDKYLDRKPSDLSGGQRQRVAMGRAIVRHPEVFLFDEPLSNLDAKLRTQMRAEIKRLHKRLQVTTVYVTHDQVEAMTLADRIVIMRDGNIEQIGSPMDVYLNPANTFVASFIGSPPMNLLEGTVICHADGTYSVDAGCGEPVPVPPRQGFEAQSGQQVLLGFRPEDLDVDADAHPGSAALNCSVDLVEPLGAEALLHLQIAGQSAVAKTTSHGRSADMSGIAAASRVYANLDHLHIFDRASELSIY, encoded by the coding sequence ATGAACTCAATAAACACCGCCCTGTCGTTATCAAAAGTCTCCCTGAAAAAGGTGTACAAAAGGTACGGAAATATCGAAGTCGTCAAGGGAATCGACCTTGAGATCAGTGATCACGAGTTTGTCGTTCTCGTGGGTCCCTCCGGCTGCGGAAAATCAACCACCCTGCGCATGATCGCGGGCCTGGAGGAAATTTCCGAGGGCACCGTCAGCATTGGTGATCGCGTCGTCAACCGGGTGGCACCAAAAGACCGCGACGTCGCCATGGTGTTTCAGAATTACGCCCTGTATCCCCACCTCAGCGTCGCCGACAACATTTCCTTTGGCCTGAAACTGCGCAAGGCATCCAGGGAACAAATCGGCCAGGCGGTGACAGAGGCCTCCGGCATCCTGGGACTCGACAAGTACCTGGATCGCAAACCCTCAGACCTCTCCGGTGGCCAGCGCCAGCGCGTTGCCATGGGTCGTGCCATCGTGCGTCATCCGGAGGTCTTCCTGTTTGACGAGCCACTCTCGAACCTGGATGCAAAGCTGCGCACCCAGATGCGGGCCGAGATCAAGCGGCTGCACAAGCGCCTGCAGGTCACCACCGTATACGTCACCCATGACCAGGTGGAGGCCATGACCCTGGCCGATCGCATCGTCATCATGCGTGATGGCAACATCGAACAGATCGGTAGCCCGATGGACGTGTACCTCAATCCGGCCAATACCTTTGTCGCCAGCTTTATCGGCAGCCCGCCAATGAACCTGCTTGAGGGCACGGTTATCTGCCACGCCGATGGCACCTACTCCGTTGATGCCGGCTGTGGCGAGCCGGTGCCGGTCCCGCCCCGCCAGGGCTTTGAGGCGCAGTCAGGACAGCAGGTCTTGCTGGGCTTCAGGCCCGAGGACCTGGACGTGGATGCCGACGCTCACCCGGGCTCTGCCGCGCTGAACTGCAGCGTCGATCTGGTGGAGCCGCTGGGCGCTGAAGCACTGCTGCACCTGCAGATCGCCGGCCAAAGCGCGGTTGCCAAAACCACCAGCCATGGCCGCAGTGCCGACATGTCCGGTATCGCCGCGGCAAGCCGTGTCTACGCCAACCTGGATCACCTGCACATCTTCGATCGCGCCTCCGAGCTGTCGATCTACTGA
- the hutI gene encoding imidazolonepropionase encodes MYIQTINPKVNAVFDTCERIWINANLATFDAAVQASYGALAAQAIGVRDGCIAAIAPMSAFDASAVSAEIIDARGGWMTPGLVDAHTHLVFAGSRAQEFEQRLKGASYEEIARNGGGIISTVRATRSATVAELVRLSEPRLQALMREGVTSVEIKSGYGLSLEDELKMLRAARRLGERNAVRVSTSLLAAHALPPEFADNADGYIDLICNEIIPAAVAEGLVDAVDVFCESIAFSPAQCERVFKAAQQHGLGIRAHVEQLSNLHGAALAARYGAWSVDHLEWLDEEGVQAMAASGTVATLLPGAFYFLRDTRVPPIDLLRQHGVGMAVATDLNPGSSPLASIRLAMNMACTLFRLTPEEALAGCTRFGARGLGLEGKVGELKVGMQADMVLWDIDHPAELAYQFGVNLVRERILAGEVHNV; translated from the coding sequence ATGTATATACAAACTATTAACCCCAAGGTGAACGCAGTGTTCGATACCTGTGAGCGAATCTGGATCAATGCAAACCTCGCGACCTTCGATGCCGCTGTCCAGGCGAGCTACGGTGCCTTGGCTGCCCAGGCGATAGGCGTGCGTGACGGCTGTATAGCCGCCATAGCCCCCATGTCTGCCTTTGATGCGTCTGCGGTATCGGCCGAAATTATCGATGCCCGCGGTGGCTGGATGACGCCGGGCCTGGTGGATGCGCATACCCATCTGGTGTTTGCCGGCAGTCGGGCGCAGGAGTTCGAGCAGCGCCTCAAGGGCGCCAGCTACGAAGAGATCGCCCGCAATGGTGGCGGCATTATATCTACCGTGCGTGCCACCCGCAGCGCCACCGTTGCGGAGCTGGTTCGCCTGTCCGAGCCGCGCTTGCAGGCGCTGATGCGCGAGGGCGTGACCTCGGTCGAGATCAAGTCCGGTTATGGCCTGAGCCTTGAAGATGAGCTGAAAATGCTGCGGGCGGCACGCCGGCTGGGTGAGCGCAACGCGGTGCGGGTATCGACCTCGCTGCTGGCCGCCCATGCGCTGCCGCCGGAGTTTGCCGACAACGCCGATGGCTATATCGACTTGATCTGCAACGAGATTATCCCGGCCGCCGTGGCTGAAGGCCTGGTGGATGCGGTGGATGTCTTCTGCGAAAGCATCGCCTTTTCACCGGCCCAGTGCGAGCGCGTGTTCAAGGCCGCGCAGCAGCATGGTCTGGGTATCCGTGCCCATGTCGAACAGCTGTCGAATCTGCATGGGGCTGCGCTGGCCGCCCGCTACGGCGCCTGGTCCGTTGATCATCTGGAGTGGCTCGACGAAGAGGGCGTCCAGGCCATGGCCGCATCCGGCACTGTTGCCACCCTTTTGCCGGGCGCTTTTTACTTCCTGCGCGATACCCGGGTGCCGCCCATCGACCTGCTGCGTCAGCACGGCGTCGGCATGGCGGTGGCGACGGACCTGAACCCAGGCTCCTCACCGCTGGCGTCCATTCGCTTGGCGATGAACATGGCTTGCACCCTGTTCCGCCTGACACCGGAAGAAGCCCTGGCCGGCTGTACCCGTTTTGGCGCCAGGGGACTGGGGCTAGAGGGCAAGGTCGGTGAGCTCAAGGTCGGCATGCAGGCGGATATGGTGCTTTGGGATATCGATCATCCGGCAGAACTCGCCTATCAGTTTGGCGTCAATCTGGTGCGCGAACGCATCCTGGCAGGGGAGGTGCACAATGTTTGA
- the hutC gene encoding histidine utilization repressor — translation MSNKPRYQQIKSFILDGIKQQTYRPGGKIPTENELAQQFAVSRMTVNKAIRDLVQDNMLVRYPGLGTFVSDAKAESPLADIKNIAEEVRQRGHDYSCRVIKLRETAASESVAMQMGIPIGTPVYRSVIVHLENDLPIQLENRYVIAASVPGYLEQDFSQHTPNEYLSRMCPISSIEHIVEAVLPSEQVQELLDIDANTPCIQVNRRTWSNSRLISFASLTHPGTRYKLRSITTLSA, via the coding sequence GTGAGCAACAAGCCGCGCTACCAGCAGATCAAGAGCTTCATCCTCGACGGGATCAAGCAGCAGACCTACCGCCCGGGCGGCAAGATTCCGACCGAAAACGAGCTGGCACAGCAGTTTGCCGTCAGCCGCATGACCGTCAACAAGGCCATCCGCGACCTGGTCCAGGACAACATGCTGGTGCGCTACCCTGGGCTTGGCACCTTCGTCTCCGATGCCAAGGCCGAGTCGCCACTGGCCGATATCAAGAACATTGCCGAAGAGGTACGCCAGCGTGGCCACGACTACAGTTGCCGGGTCATCAAGCTGCGTGAAACCGCCGCCAGCGAATCGGTGGCCATGCAGATGGGCATACCCATCGGCACGCCGGTGTACCGCTCGGTGATCGTGCACCTGGAAAACGACCTGCCGATCCAGCTGGAAAACCGCTATGTGATCGCAGCATCGGTGCCGGGCTACCTGGAACAGGATTTCAGCCAGCACACCCCCAACGAATACCTGTCCAGAATGTGCCCCATTTCCAGCATCGAGCATATCGTCGAGGCCGTGCTGCCGAGCGAGCAGGTGCAGGAGCTGCTGGATATCGATGCCAACACCCCCTGCATTCAGGTCAACCGCCGCACCTGGTCCAATAGCCGCCTGATCAGCTTCGCCAGCCTCACCCACCCCGGCACCCGCTACAAGCTGCGCTCCATCACCACCCTCAGCGCCTAG
- a CDS encoding ABC transporter permease codes for MSSSNNKISALGQTLRTDWQLYLLLAPMVIWFIVFLYTPMAGLQIAFKDFSLFKGIYGSTWVGFEHFQTLFNDELFLRSIGNTFLISLYSLLFAFPMPIILALMFNELHHAVFKKTAQTIAYLPHFISVVIVAGMVVSFLSPTTGIVNLVLEYFGFEKTYFLTNPEYFRPIFIGSTMWKEAGFESIVYLAAIAGVNPSLYESARVDGASRWQQIWRITLPSILPTIIIMLIIRIGNLVEVGFEYIILLYQPATFETSDVISTFIYRVGLQGSQYDIATAAGLFNAVIAFILVYSANRISRKLSSSSLW; via the coding sequence ATGTCATCATCCAATAATAAAATATCGGCGCTGGGCCAGACCCTTCGCACCGACTGGCAGCTCTACCTGCTGCTGGCGCCAATGGTTATCTGGTTTATCGTGTTCCTGTATACCCCCATGGCGGGGCTACAGATTGCATTCAAGGACTTCAGCCTGTTCAAGGGAATTTATGGCAGTACCTGGGTGGGATTCGAGCACTTCCAGACCCTGTTCAATGACGAGCTGTTCCTGCGCTCCATTGGCAATACCTTTCTGATCAGTCTCTACAGTCTGCTTTTCGCTTTTCCGATGCCGATCATACTGGCGCTCATGTTTAATGAACTGCACCATGCCGTGTTCAAGAAAACAGCCCAGACCATCGCCTACCTGCCGCACTTTATTTCCGTCGTTATCGTTGCCGGCATGGTGGTGAGCTTTCTGTCACCGACCACCGGTATTGTTAACCTGGTGCTCGAATACTTCGGCTTCGAAAAAACCTACTTCCTGACCAACCCGGAATATTTCAGACCCATTTTCATTGGTTCGACCATGTGGAAGGAAGCCGGCTTCGAGTCCATCGTTTACCTCGCGGCCATTGCCGGCGTCAATCCGTCGCTCTACGAATCGGCCCGGGTCGATGGCGCCAGCCGCTGGCAGCAAATCTGGCGCATTACACTGCCCAGTATCCTGCCCACCATCATTATCATGCTGATTATCCGCATCGGTAATCTGGTCGAAGTGGGTTTCGAGTACATCATCCTGCTGTACCAGCCGGCGACCTTCGAGACCTCGGACGTGATCAGCACCTTTATTTACCGGGTCGGCCTGCAGGGCAGCCAGTACGATATTGCCACCGCCGCCGGTCTCTTTAACGCCGTTATCGCCTTTATCCTGGTGTATTCAGCCAACCGGATAAGCCGAAAACTTTCATCGTCTTCGTTGTGGTAA
- a CDS encoding tetratricopeptide repeat protein translates to MVSDLQGNSLSGATTAALDLYEGANRAFNLYRGDPIGLIDGAIQAAPDFAMAHILKAYLYGVATEPDATLEAQAILARAKTLSLDEREMSHIGVLELLLAGNWTAAALALDKHNINYPLDLVGLQCGHLMDFYRACGRNLRDRITRVLPKWSAAVPGYSIVQGMYAFGLEECGDYGRAEATGRQAIALEPLDCWAHHAVAHVMEMQGRAEDGVGWMRTREACWSGEDNFFRVHNWWHLSLYHLDLGNIDEALRLYDGPVRADRSQVALDMVDASALLWRLSLLGRDLSDRWQELAEVWDQHADGRLYPFNDWHAVMAYLGSGRDQDVERIVTAFRAEQGEAPEVARWARHTGLPLVEGFVAFWRGDYATAAERLQGARFIVNSFGGSHAQRDIIDWTLTEAAVRGGMKHLAEALVNERQALKPHSRVNRGFLTRLHQSWSH, encoded by the coding sequence ATGGTATCCGATCTGCAGGGCAACTCACTTTCCGGCGCCACCACCGCGGCGCTGGATCTCTATGAAGGGGCCAACCGTGCCTTCAACCTCTATCGGGGGGACCCGATAGGTCTGATTGATGGCGCTATACAGGCCGCACCCGATTTTGCCATGGCTCATATTCTCAAGGCCTATCTGTATGGCGTGGCGACGGAACCTGATGCCACCCTGGAGGCCCAGGCGATTCTCGCGCGCGCCAAAACGTTGTCGCTGGACGAGCGCGAGATGTCCCATATCGGCGTGCTGGAACTTTTGTTGGCGGGCAACTGGACGGCGGCGGCGCTGGCGCTCGACAAACACAATATCAACTATCCGCTGGATCTGGTCGGGCTCCAGTGCGGGCACCTGATGGATTTCTACCGGGCCTGCGGCCGGAACCTGCGGGATCGTATCACCCGTGTACTGCCCAAGTGGTCGGCGGCGGTTCCGGGTTATTCGATTGTGCAGGGCATGTATGCGTTCGGGCTGGAAGAGTGCGGCGACTATGGCCGCGCCGAAGCGACAGGGCGCCAGGCAATCGCCCTCGAGCCGCTGGATTGCTGGGCCCACCATGCTGTCGCCCATGTGATGGAGATGCAGGGGCGGGCCGAGGACGGAGTTGGCTGGATGCGTACCCGTGAAGCCTGCTGGTCCGGTGAGGACAACTTTTTCCGCGTCCACAACTGGTGGCACCTGTCGCTCTATCATCTGGACCTGGGAAATATCGACGAGGCGCTCAGGCTCTACGATGGGCCTGTCCGTGCAGATCGCAGCCAGGTGGCACTCGATATGGTCGATGCGTCTGCGCTCTTGTGGCGACTGTCACTGCTCGGCCGTGACCTGTCGGATCGCTGGCAGGAACTGGCAGAGGTCTGGGATCAGCATGCCGATGGCAGGCTCTATCCCTTCAACGACTGGCATGCCGTTATGGCCTATCTGGGGAGCGGGCGCGACCAGGATGTCGAACGCATAGTCACCGCGTTTCGCGCAGAGCAGGGCGAGGCGCCGGAGGTTGCACGCTGGGCCCGGCATACCGGCTTGCCGCTGGTGGAAGGCTTTGTTGCCTTCTGGCGGGGGGATTACGCAACCGCCGCGGAGCGGCTCCAGGGCGCGCGCTTTATCGTCAACAGTTTTGGTGGCAGCCATGCGCAGCGGGACATTATTGACTGGACCCTGACGGAAGCGGCGGTGCGCGGCGGCATGAAGCACCTGGCCGAGGCCCTGGTCAACGAACGGCAGGCACTGAAGCCACACAGCCGTGTAAATCGCGGCTTTCTGACTCGGCTGCACCAAAGCTGGAGCCATTGA
- the hutG gene encoding formimidoylglutamase, whose product MFDPACSLENFSDLWSGRIDADEPAQLATRLHQVIAPLQDESPAGLAIVGFCSDEGVRRNKGRVGACQAPDLLRKALANMPWDPRRAAWDAGNVVCQAEQLESAHQALADRVQHCLAAGHFPLVLGGGHEVAYGSWLGLAQHCESRARAGQALPRIGIINFDAHFDLRLDTHGCSSGTPFYQIAQRCEQQGWDFRYCCLGVSELSNTSALFRRADELNVSYRRDSDMGLNQLDEARTQLERFMDDCDLLYLTIDLDVLPASIAPGVSAPAPRGLGLDVLEPLIESVRQTGKLTLADVAEYNPTFDIDNWTARVAARLLHCIVK is encoded by the coding sequence ATGTTTGATCCTGCTTGTAGCCTGGAAAATTTCAGCGACCTCTGGAGCGGCCGCATCGATGCGGACGAGCCGGCGCAACTCGCCACGCGCCTGCACCAGGTGATTGCACCGCTGCAGGACGAAAGCCCCGCAGGCCTGGCGATTGTGGGTTTCTGTTCCGATGAAGGCGTGCGCCGCAACAAGGGACGTGTGGGTGCCTGCCAGGCGCCGGACCTGTTGCGCAAGGCTTTGGCCAACATGCCCTGGGACCCCAGGCGTGCCGCCTGGGATGCCGGCAATGTGGTGTGCCAGGCCGAGCAGCTTGAAAGCGCGCACCAGGCCCTGGCCGATCGGGTGCAGCACTGTCTGGCCGCCGGGCACTTCCCGCTGGTGCTGGGCGGCGGTCACGAAGTGGCCTACGGCAGCTGGCTGGGGCTGGCGCAGCACTGCGAATCCCGGGCGCGCGCAGGCCAGGCACTGCCGCGTATCGGCATTATCAACTTCGATGCCCACTTTGATCTGCGCCTGGACACTCATGGCTGCAGCTCCGGCACACCCTTTTACCAGATCGCGCAGCGCTGCGAGCAGCAGGGCTGGGATTTCCGCTATTGCTGCCTGGGCGTGAGTGAATTGTCGAATACATCCGCGCTGTTTCGGCGCGCGGATGAACTGAATGTCAGCTATCGCCGCGATAGCGACATGGGGCTCAACCAGCTGGATGAGGCCCGTACGCAGCTCGAACGCTTTATGGATGACTGTGACCTGCTGTACCTGACCATAGACCTGGATGTACTGCCGGCGAGTATTGCGCCTGGCGTCAGTGCACCGGCGCCCCGGGGCCTGGGTCTGGATGTTCTGGAACCCCTGATTGAGTCAGTCCGGCAAACCGGAAAACTCACACTTGCCGATGTCGCGGAATATAACCCGACTTTCGATATTGATAACTGGACCGCCCGAGTAGCCGCGCGTCTTCTCCACTGTATTGTTAAATGA
- a CDS encoding YjiH family protein — MNTNEALDVTSSNPLSVLKLVLFSALGIFFFFVPVEFGGKSTIPLDHIVSWIRGNQAGGAAIYALLIIVAGGLYPFVRGTWRDSRTQTVFSFLKLGGVLVSLMAYFEFGPAALFEKDMLPFLFNKLVIPVGLIVPLGAIFLAFLISYGLLELIGVLCQPIMRPLFKTPGKSAIDAVASFVGSYSIGLLITNRVYKSGQYSAKEAAIIATGFSTVSATFMVIVAKTLGLMDIWNLFFWSTLLVTFLVTAITVRIFPLSKMDDTAAAPESEVLQHSRLKQALIEGLEANRQAQPLLTNIGVNLREGVLMAMSILPSIMSVGLIGLLLAKYTPLFDWMGYLFYPFTALAQLPDALLVAKASATGLAEMFLPALLMADGAIASKFVTGAVAISSILFFSASIPCILSTEIPLTIRQMLMIWYQRVALTILLSAPFAFYAQHLLS; from the coding sequence ATGAACACGAACGAGGCTCTGGACGTGACGTCCTCCAATCCGTTGTCTGTGCTCAAGCTGGTGCTATTCAGCGCGCTGGGTATTTTCTTTTTCTTTGTGCCGGTGGAGTTTGGCGGCAAGTCCACCATTCCACTCGATCACATCGTCTCCTGGATTCGTGGCAATCAGGCCGGCGGCGCGGCTATCTATGCGTTGCTGATCATTGTCGCCGGCGGGCTTTATCCCTTCGTGCGCGGCACCTGGCGCGATAGCCGTACCCAGACGGTGTTTTCCTTCCTCAAGCTCGGCGGCGTACTGGTGTCGCTGATGGCCTATTTCGAGTTCGGGCCCGCGGCCCTGTTTGAAAAGGACATGCTGCCGTTCCTGTTTAACAAGCTGGTGATCCCGGTGGGGCTGATCGTGCCCCTGGGTGCGATCTTCCTGGCCTTTCTGATCAGCTACGGCCTGCTGGAGCTGATCGGTGTGCTGTGCCAGCCGATCATGCGGCCGCTGTTCAAGACCCCGGGAAAATCCGCCATCGATGCGGTGGCATCCTTTGTCGGCAGCTACTCCATCGGCCTGCTAATTACCAACCGGGTGTACAAGTCCGGCCAGTATTCCGCCAAGGAAGCGGCCATTATCGCCACCGGCTTCTCCACGGTATCGGCCACCTTTATGGTGATCGTGGCCAAGACCCTGGGGCTGATGGATATCTGGAACCTGTTCTTCTGGTCGACGCTGCTGGTCACCTTCCTGGTGACCGCCATCACGGTGCGGATCTTCCCGTTGTCGAAAATGGATGATACCGCCGCCGCGCCTGAGTCGGAGGTGCTGCAACATTCGCGTTTGAAGCAGGCGCTGATTGAAGGGCTTGAAGCGAATCGCCAGGCGCAGCCCCTGCTGACCAATATCGGCGTCAACCTGCGCGAAGGCGTGCTGATGGCCATGAGCATCCTGCCCTCGATCATGTCCGTGGGCCTGATCGGACTGCTGCTGGCCAAGTACACGCCGCTGTTCGACTGGATGGGCTACCTGTTTTACCCGTTCACGGCGTTGGCGCAGCTGCCCGATGCCCTGCTGGTGGCCAAGGCCTCGGCCACGGGCCTGGCGGAAATGTTCCTGCCGGCGCTGCTGATGGCCGACGGCGCCATCGCGAGCAAGTTCGTCACCGGTGCTGTGGCTATTTCATCGATCCTGTTCTTCTCGGCATCGATTCCCTGCATCCTCTCGACCGAGATCCCGCTGACCATCCGCCAGATGCTGATGATCTGGTACCAGCGCGTAGCGCTGACCATCCTGCTGTCGGCCCCCTTTGCCTTCTATGCGCAGCACCTGCTGAGCTAG